A window of Leptospira inadai serovar Lyme str. 10 genomic DNA:
CGATAGAGTAATCGATAAATTCGTCCGCGCCGAGAGAGCGTAGATATTGTTCGTTTCTTCCGCTCGCTACTGCGACGGTATTGGCACCCGCGTTTTTTGCGAGCTGTAAGGCAAAGGATCCGACTCCACCGCTGGCGCCTAAAATCAGGACCAGGTCATTCTCGGAACAATCCGCCGCCTGAAATAAACATTGGAAGGCGGTCATTCCCGCTAGAGGAACTCCCGCCGCTTCTTCGTGAGTTAAAGATCGAGGCTTACGGGCTAAGTACGTTTCGGGAAGACTGATCAACTCCGCATACGATCCCATTTGAATCCAAGGTCTTCGGCAAAACGAAAATACCTCGTCGCCTATTTCGAACTCTCTGGCAGAATAGCCCCTGCCGATCACGATTCCCGAAAACTCCCATCCGGGAATAATCGGAAGAATATTCGGCATACGCGATTGAAATCTTCCTTCGCGAATCTTCCAATCGGAAGGATTCACTCCGGAAGCGATAATTTTAACCAGCACTTCCCCTTCCGCGGGGACCGGATCAGGAAGGTCCAAGTGCTGTAGAACCTCCGGTCCTCCAAAATTTCGAAATTGGATCGCTTTCATACTATTTTCTTAGACTAAAAGAATGGTTTAAGAATCTTGCACGCTGTGAGATTCTGGACAAGGCCGGAACGAACGAGTCGTCGCGCCGCCTAAAAAAAGGAGATAACTTGGAACCGATCGACGAATTGAATGAATTGGAAAGCCATATTGTTCCGGTAGATGCGATTTTACCTCCCGAACTTTTTCTGATTCCGATTAAATCCCGTCCAGTCTTTCCCGGAATCATCACCCCATTAATCGTTCCAGGCGGAAAGTTCAGCAAAGCCGTCGAAAATTCCCTAAGGGGGAACTCCTTCATAGGATTGGTTCTACTGATAGACGAGGAGCACGAAAAAAATACCGAAGAAAATATTTATGCCTACGGAGTCGTGGCTAAGATCCTGAAAAAAGTAAACCTTCCCGACGACGCAATTAATATCCTGATCAATACGGTACGAAGATTTAAAGTGGAGTCCTTCGTTTCCACCGAACCGCTTCTCGTCGCGAAGGTCTCCTATCCCGAAGAGGACCCGGGAGCTCCGAAAAATACGATCAAGGCCATGATGCGGACACTCCTGGTAATGACCCGAGAATTGGCTCAGAACAATCCCCTTTTTACGGAAGAGATGAAACTTACGATGCTGAACGTCAACGAGCCGGGAAAAATGGCCGACTTTGTATGCAGTATTTTGAATATAGAAAAAGCGGATTACCAATCCGTTATCGAAGCGATCAATCTAAAGGATCGGATCGAGAAAGTACTTCTGTTTTTGAGAAAAGAAATCGAGCTCGTCAGTTTGCAACGGGAAATCCAGGAAAATATCCAGGATAAGATCGATAAACAACAAAGACAATTTTTCCTAAGGGAACAACTAAAGGCGATCCAAACCGAATTAGGTCTTAAAGAGGATAAATACGAGAAGAAGTACGAGAAATTTCTGGAAAGATTAAAGGCGGTCCCTGCGGATCCGGAAGTGATCGAAGAAGTCGAACGGGAAATGGAAAAGTTTCTCTACACCGATCAGAATACGGCCGACTATAACGTAATTAGAAATTACTTGGATATTTTGGAGAGCCTTCCCTGGGAGCCGGCTCCTATGCGAGAGATCGACCTTGAAAAAGCCCGAAAGACGCTGGATAAGGATCATTATAAATTGGACGACGTCAAGGAACGTATATTAGAATTTCTTGCAGTAAAAAAATTGAAACCGACCGAGAGGGGATCCATACTCCTGTTCGTCGGCCCGCCGGGAGTCGGTAAAACATCCATTGCAAAATCGATCGCGGAAGCGATGGGTCGTAAATTCTTTCGCTTTTCCGTCGGTGGTATGAGGGACGAAGCGGAGATTAAGGGGCATCGTAGAACTTACATCGGGTCTATGCCCGGTAAAATCATCACTGCACTACGGATCACGAAGGAAAAAGATTCCGTGATTCTCTTGGATGAAATCGATAAACTAGGAGTGGGCATGCAAGGGGACCCGGCTTCCGCATTATTGGAAGTATTGGATCCGGAGCAAAACAAGAACTTCCGGGATCATTATCTGGATCTTCCTTTCGATCTTTCCTCGGTCTTTTTTATAGCGACGGCCAATACGTTGGATAGCATCAGTCGAATTCTGCTGGATCGTATGGAAGTCATAAATCTCTCCGGTTATATCACCGACGAAAAGGTGCAGATCTTTACCAGACATCTTTGGAAGAAGGTATTGGTGAAGAATGGACTCGAACCGTACGCCATCCAAATGGACAAAACCGCGGTCGTGACGATGATCGACCACTATTCTCGCGAATCCGGAGTGCGAGGTTTGGAAAAACAAACGGATAAGCTGGCCAGAAAGATCGCTTTGCAAATCGTAAAAGGTCAAAAATATCCAAAAACGATTCATTCGGCGGATATCGAATCTTTATTAGGAGTTCCTAAATACGTAGACGATAGAATGACCAAGCCTACCGTTCCAGGCACCGCGTTGGGACTGGCCTGGACCTCGGTGGGAGGTGCGACATTATTGATAGAAGCGGTATTCGTCAAAGGTAAAGGCGGTATCATGCTGACGGGTATGATCGGAAAATCGATGGAGGAATCTTCCAATATCGCCTTAAGCTTCATTAAGAATTTCTTAGGTTCCGAAGATCTCTTTACGGATAAAACGATTCACTTGCATGTTC
This region includes:
- the lon gene encoding endopeptidase La; its protein translation is MEPIDELNELESHIVPVDAILPPELFLIPIKSRPVFPGIITPLIVPGGKFSKAVENSLRGNSFIGLVLLIDEEHEKNTEENIYAYGVVAKILKKVNLPDDAINILINTVRRFKVESFVSTEPLLVAKVSYPEEDPGAPKNTIKAMMRTLLVMTRELAQNNPLFTEEMKLTMLNVNEPGKMADFVCSILNIEKADYQSVIEAINLKDRIEKVLLFLRKEIELVSLQREIQENIQDKIDKQQRQFFLREQLKAIQTELGLKEDKYEKKYEKFLERLKAVPADPEVIEEVEREMEKFLYTDQNTADYNVIRNYLDILESLPWEPAPMREIDLEKARKTLDKDHYKLDDVKERILEFLAVKKLKPTERGSILLFVGPPGVGKTSIAKSIAEAMGRKFFRFSVGGMRDEAEIKGHRRTYIGSMPGKIITALRITKEKDSVILLDEIDKLGVGMQGDPASALLEVLDPEQNKNFRDHYLDLPFDLSSVFFIATANTLDSISRILLDRMEVINLSGYITDEKVQIFTRHLWKKVLVKNGLEPYAIQMDKTAVVTMIDHYSRESGVRGLEKQTDKLARKIALQIVKGQKYPKTIHSADIESLLGVPKYVDDRMTKPTVPGTALGLAWTSVGGATLLIEAVFVKGKGGIMLTGMIGKSMEESSNIALSFIKNFLGSEDLFTDKTIHLHVPDGATPKDGPSAGITMATAILSLAIGKRIKLGFGMTGELTLTGEVLAIGGLREKVVAAKRVGVHRIIFPKDNQPQLDEIPDYVKKGMEFFPVSKFEDVEKLVFDPKVLAPYMNSKTVAAKKTKKSKPVSVVKRNRK
- a CDS encoding NADP-dependent oxidoreductase, coding for MKAIQFRNFGGPEVLQHLDLPDPVPAEGEVLVKIIASGVNPSDWKIREGRFQSRMPNILPIIPGWEFSGIVIGRGYSAREFEIGDEVFSFCRRPWIQMGSYAELISLPETYLARKPRSLTHEEAAGVPLAGMTAFQCLFQAADCSENDLVLILGASGGVGSFALQLAKNAGANTVAVASGRNEQYLRSLGADEFIDYSIADFRSAFLRSHPEGADLVLDFVGAETFAQGLGCVKPGGNLVSIIVNDFPTNGNFQTSYVFVEPNSKQLSDLARWADLGRLKVHISEIFTLENAGLAQERISQLHTRGKIILKP